From a region of the Mycobacteroides saopaulense genome:
- a CDS encoding molybdopterin-dependent oxidoreductase, whose protein sequence is MKVNGQIIDTSPRPGQCLRTFLREHGHSEVKKGCDAGDCGACTVLVDGASQHSCIVPAHRATDAEILTVRSLGDEHDLHPVQRGFIDHAGFQCGFCTAGMVLTAATLTGDQTEDLGNALKGNLCRCTGYRPIRAAIGGATAPQDTVSAPAAARVVTGTELYTMDQLPAGVGHVAVLGSPYPSARITRLDTEKARGLPGVRAVLCYRDDPGVPFSTARHHERTDDPDDTLIFDRVLRFAGQRVAAVVADSPTIAHRALEHIDVEYEVLPAVFDPELAQRPGVHLVHGDKGPGARIADPARNLVAEVHGEVGDVEAAVARAREAGAVVSDSWQTARVQHVHLETHGSVGWRDEHGRYVLRTSSQVPFLVRDELCHVFGLAREQVRVFAPRVGGGFGAKQEMLTEDLVLLAVRVTGAPAVYEFTRSDQFTIAPCRHPMRVNVTAAASPDGELTALAVDVLSDAGAYANHSVGVMFHGCNESMAQYRCANKRVDAQAVYTNNLPSGAFRGYGLGQVLFGIESALDDLARELGIDPFEFRRRNAIVPGDRFVSWEVEEDDLEFGSYGLDQCLDLAQEALAQGATDPARNGTALPAGWKVGEGTAIAMIATVPPRGHVADARAELDARGRYRISVGSAEFGNGTTTVHAQLAAAVLGCAPDQIDIHQADTDEVGHDTGAFGSAGTTVAGLAVHRAAELLRDKIIRFAAAKLAVPESQCVLGRDGVRIGVELLCLADIAAAAPQPLTALGRHEGTPRSVAFNVQAFRVGVHPATGTVRILQSIQTADAGVVINPQQCRGQVEGGVAQAIGSALYEEILVQDGYVSTIALRNYHIPRLVDLPDTEVYFADTYDTLGPLGAKSMSESPYNPVAPALANAIRDAVGVRMYRLPMNAARVWQAIDESGAGEPA, encoded by the coding sequence ATGAAGGTCAACGGCCAGATCATCGACACCAGCCCGCGCCCCGGGCAGTGCCTACGCACCTTCCTGCGCGAGCATGGCCACAGCGAGGTCAAGAAGGGTTGCGACGCAGGCGATTGCGGTGCCTGCACGGTGCTGGTCGACGGGGCATCCCAGCACTCCTGCATCGTGCCCGCGCACCGTGCCACGGATGCCGAGATCCTCACCGTCCGAAGCCTCGGGGACGAGCACGACCTGCATCCCGTGCAGCGCGGATTCATCGATCATGCCGGGTTCCAGTGCGGATTCTGCACCGCCGGCATGGTGTTGACGGCGGCCACCCTCACCGGCGACCAGACCGAGGATCTGGGCAATGCGCTGAAGGGCAATCTGTGCCGGTGCACCGGCTACCGGCCCATCCGCGCCGCTATCGGCGGCGCCACAGCACCGCAGGACACCGTCAGCGCGCCCGCCGCCGCACGCGTGGTCACCGGCACCGAGCTGTACACCATGGACCAGTTGCCGGCCGGCGTGGGACATGTTGCGGTACTGGGTAGCCCGTACCCGTCGGCCCGCATCACGCGGCTCGACACCGAGAAGGCCCGCGGCCTGCCGGGGGTACGGGCGGTGCTCTGCTACCGCGACGATCCGGGGGTGCCCTTCTCCACCGCCCGTCACCACGAGCGCACCGACGATCCCGACGACACATTGATTTTCGATCGTGTGCTGCGGTTCGCGGGGCAACGTGTCGCGGCGGTGGTGGCGGACTCGCCCACCATCGCACACCGGGCGCTGGAGCACATCGACGTCGAGTACGAGGTGCTGCCCGCGGTGTTCGATCCGGAGCTGGCGCAGCGTCCCGGAGTGCACCTGGTGCACGGTGACAAGGGGCCGGGCGCCAGGATCGCCGATCCCGCACGCAATCTGGTGGCCGAGGTGCACGGCGAGGTCGGTGATGTCGAGGCGGCGGTGGCGCGGGCGCGGGAGGCAGGCGCGGTGGTCAGCGACAGCTGGCAGACCGCGCGGGTACAGCATGTCCACCTGGAGACACACGGGTCGGTGGGATGGCGCGACGAGCACGGCCGCTATGTCCTGCGCACCAGCAGCCAGGTGCCGTTTCTGGTCCGTGACGAGCTCTGTCACGTCTTTGGCCTGGCGCGCGAGCAGGTTCGGGTGTTCGCGCCGCGGGTGGGCGGCGGATTCGGCGCCAAACAGGAGATGCTCACCGAAGACCTGGTGCTGCTGGCGGTGCGTGTGACCGGGGCGCCCGCTGTCTACGAGTTCACGCGCAGCGACCAGTTCACCATCGCGCCGTGTCGCCACCCCATGCGCGTCAACGTGACCGCCGCGGCGAGCCCGGACGGTGAGCTGACCGCGTTGGCCGTCGACGTGCTCTCCGACGCCGGGGCCTACGCAAACCACAGCGTGGGCGTGATGTTCCACGGCTGCAACGAATCGATGGCCCAATACCGCTGTGCGAATAAGAGAGTCGATGCACAGGCGGTCTACACCAACAACCTCCCGTCCGGTGCGTTCCGCGGCTACGGGCTGGGGCAGGTGCTGTTCGGTATCGAATCGGCCCTCGACGACCTGGCACGCGAACTGGGCATCGACCCGTTCGAGTTCCGGCGCCGCAACGCCATCGTCCCGGGGGACCGGTTCGTCAGTTGGGAAGTGGAAGAAGACGACCTGGAGTTCGGCAGCTACGGACTGGACCAATGCCTGGACCTCGCACAGGAGGCGTTGGCGCAGGGCGCCACGGACCCGGCGCGTAACGGGACGGCGCTGCCCGCTGGCTGGAAGGTCGGTGAGGGCACGGCCATCGCCATGATCGCGACTGTGCCCCCACGCGGTCACGTGGCCGACGCCCGCGCCGAACTGGACGCGCGGGGCCGCTATCGGATCTCCGTGGGGTCAGCCGAGTTCGGCAACGGCACCACCACCGTGCACGCGCAACTGGCCGCGGCCGTGCTGGGCTGCGCCCCAGACCAGATCGATATTCACCAGGCCGATACCGACGAAGTGGGCCATGACACCGGGGCGTTCGGTTCGGCCGGCACCACCGTCGCGGGGCTGGCCGTGCACAGGGCGGCAGAGCTGTTACGAGACAAGATCATCCGGTTCGCCGCGGCAAAACTGGCCGTGCCGGAATCCCAGTGCGTGCTGGGCCGGGACGGGGTGCGGATCGGTGTGGAGCTGTTGTGCCTGGCCGATATCGCGGCCGCAGCGCCGCAACCACTGACGGCGCTGGGACGCCACGAGGGCACACCACGCTCGGTTGCCTTCAACGTCCAGGCATTCCGTGTGGGGGTGCATCCGGCGACCGGCACCGTGCGCATTCTGCAGTCGATACAGACCGCCGATGCCGGTGTGGTCATCAACCCGCAGCAGTGCCGTGGCCAGGTGGAGGGCGGTGTCGCACAGGCCATCGGGTCGGCGCTCTACGAGGAGATCCTGGTACAGGACGGCTACGTCAGCACCATCGCGTTGCGCAACTACCACATTCCGCGGCTGGTGGATCTACCCGATACCGAGGTCTACTTCGCCGACACCTACGACACCCTCGGGCCGCTCGGTGCCAAGTCGATGAGTGAGTCCCCGTACAACCCGGTGGCGCCCGCCCTGGCCAACGCCATCCGCGACGCGGTCGGCGTCAGGATGTACCGCCTGCCGATGAACGCGGCGCGCGTGTGGCAGGCCATCGACGAGTCCGGGGCAGGGGAGCCCGCATGA